In the genome of Augochlora pura isolate Apur16 chromosome 8, APUR_v2.2.1, whole genome shotgun sequence, one region contains:
- the LOC144474160 gene encoding uncharacterized protein LOC144474160 isoform X3 — translation MNGDQNWSYPPKQALYDPSLEKDACGVGFIVAIDGKRSHKIVRDAEILSARMNHRGACACDNDTGDGAGLLCAIPHDYYAEQVRKEQNIELPPFGRYATGILFLDKNSHAETEKLFEQLAEECNLRVICWKDVPTDNTKIGRMAKKCEPYMRQVFVTGDQDDATLERQVFVLRKRSSHTIPRPGIRYYICSLSLRIIVYKGQLTADQLWLYFLDLKSPKFETYLALVHTRFSTNTFPSWERAHPLRLLAHNGEINTLRGNVNFMKAREGVMSSKLFGDQLQQLYPVVEPNLSDSGAADCVLEFLVMAGQRSLPEAVMTMVPEAWQNDLTMATEKRNFYHWAACAMEPWDGPALLTFTDGRYVGAILDRNGLRPSRFYVTKDNMMVMASEVGVYDTPPSNVILKSRLKPGRMLLVDTFEKRIIQDVELKLQIARSRPHSDWLKEQITMEELRTADADSNNGVALPSWSPHINSIADANPISAVNRVWGGDKRLSLYGYTLETINMLLLPMMQSKKEALGSMGNDAPLACLSQFQPLIYDYFKQLFAQVTNPPIDPFREKIVMSMLCPIGPESNILEPNELQIHRLFLPQPILSLEDLDVIKRTKYRNWKSKSIDTTYPVKEGPSGLLATLERVNREANQAARDGYQFLILSDRRGGPDRVPVSSLLTLGAVHHNLIEERQRMKVGLIIETAEAREVHQICLLLGYGADAICPYLVFEMARNLRADGVLDSSLTDNAVCANYAEAMERGIAKVMAKMGISTLQSYKGAQIFEAVGLSNEVIDKCFKGTQSRIGGVTFEILAREAYERHQMTYLDKRMDMLVIRNPGIYHWRAGGEKHINDPDSVANLQDYVTSKNQNAYEKYRKTTMEMVRACTLRGQLEFIETPDNSIPIEEVEPASEIVKRFATGAMSFGSISMEAHSTLAVAMNRIGGKSNTGEGGEDADRYLDQDPEFNKRSAIKQVASGRFGVTSSYLANADDLQIKMAQGAKPGEGGELPGYKVTAEIAATRHSVPGVGLISPPPHHDIYSIEDLAELIYDLKCANPKARISVKLVSEVGVGVIAAGVAKGKAEHIVISGHDGGTGASSWTGIKSAGLPWELGIAETHQVLTLNNLRSRVVVQADGQLRTGFDIMVAAILGADEFGFSTAPLISMGCTMMRKCHLNTCPVGIATQDPALRKKFEGKPEHVINFFFALADEVRSHMAALGILRWNSDQE, via the exons atgaatggaGATCAGAATTGGTCATACCCTCCGAAACAGGCTTTGTACGACCCGTCCCTCGAGAAAGATGCTTGTGGCGTTGGATTCATTGTGGCGATAGATGGAAAAAGATCGCACAAG ATTGTACGCGACGCAGAGATTCTATCGGCGCGCATGAACCATCGCGGTGCCTGCGCCTGTGATAACGACACCGGAGACGGAGCCGGTCTACTATGCGCAATTCCGCACGACTATTATGCTGAGCAAGTTCG aaaagaacaaaatatcgAGCTACCGCCGTTTGGTCGCTATGCCACTGGTATATTGTTTTTGGATAAGAATTCGCACGCAGAGACAGAGAAACTGTTCGAACAGTTGGCAGAGGAATGCAACCTCAGG GTAATTTGTTGGAAAGATGTCCCAACCGATAATACAAAGATTGGCCGAATGGCTAAAAAATGTGAGCCTTATATGCGTCAAGTGTTCGTTACTGGTGATCAAGATGATGCCACTCTCGAACGTCAG GTTTTCGTATTAAGAAAGAGATCGTCTCACACTATACCACGACCGGGAATTCGATACTACATATGTTCACTCTCCTTGAGAATTATTGTTTACAAAGGCCAACTCACGGCCGATCAGCTATGGCTTTACTTTTTGGATTTGAAG TCCCCAAAATTCGAGACATATTTGGCATTGGTTCACACAAGATTTTCCACCAACACGTTTCCAAGTTGGGAAAGGGCGCACCCACTTCG ACTGTTGGCGCACAACGGAGAAATCAACACCTTAAGAGGAAACGTAAACTTTATGAAAGCTCGAGAAGGTGTAATGAGCAGCAAACTATTCGGTGATCAATTGCAGCAATTGTATCCCGTGGTTGAACCGAATTTGTCTGATTCTGGTGCTGCTGACTGCGTTCTCGAATTCTTAGTGATGGCTGGACAACGATCTTTGCCAGAG GCTGTAATGACAATGGTCCCGGAAGCTTGGCAGAACGACTTGACAATGGCAACTGAGAAGCGGAACTTTTATCACTGGGCGGCTTGTGCGATGGAACCCTGGGATGGTCCAGCACTACTGACCTTTACCGATGGCCGTTACGTTGGCGCTATTCTCGACAG AAACGGCCTGCGCCCGTCGCGCTTCTACGTCACTAAGGATAACATGATGGTGATGGCGTCCGAAGTGGGCGTCTATGATACTCCGCCCAGCAATGTAATCCTGAAG AGCCGTCTGAAGCCCGGAAGAATGCTGCTCGTTGACACTTTCGAGAAGAGGATTATACAAGATGTTGAGCTAAAGTTGCAGATTGCTAGAAGCAGACCCCATTCCGACTGGCTGAAGGAGCAG ATCACGATGGAAGAACTGCGCACAGCGGACGCGGATTCTAATAACGGGGTTGCACTACCGTCATGGTCACCGCATATAAACTCGATCGCTGATGCGAATCCGATATCCGCTGTGAATCGAGTTTGGGGAGGTGATAAGAGGCTTTCTCTCTATGGGTACACGCTCGAGACTATAAACATGTTGCTGTTGCCGATGATGCAGTCCAA GAAAGAAGCGTTAGGCTCGATGGGAAACGATGCGCCTCTCGCTTGTCTTTCCCAGTTTCAGCCACTGATCTACGACTATTTTAAACAGCTGTTTGCGCAG GTTACGAACCCTCCGATCGACCCGTTCCGAGAAAAGATCGTGATGTCAATGCTTTGCCCCATTGGACCAGAGAGTAACATCTTGGAGCCGAACGAATTGCAAATTCATCGATTATTTTTGCCACAACCCATATTATCGTTGGAAGATCTGGATGTGATCAAACGAACAAAGTATCGCAATTGGAAGAGCAAATCTATCGACACAACCTATCCTGTGAAGGAAGGACCGTCCGGTTTGTTGGCTACACTGGAACGCGTTAACCGCGAAGCAAATCAGGCTGCGAGAGATGGCTATCAGTTTCTAATTCTTTCGGATCGTCGCGGAGGTCCGGATAG AGTACCTGTAAGCAGTCTGTTAACCCTTGGCGCGGTGCACCACAATTTAATCGAAGAAAGGCAACGTATGAAAGTCGGTCTTATCATTGAAACTGCTGAGGCCAGGGAGGTGCATCAGATTTGTTTGCTACTCGGTTATGGAGCGGACGCAATTTGTCCGTATCTCGTGTTCGAGATGGCGAGAAATCTTCGTGCGGACGGTGTACTCGATTCATCGTTGACCGACAATGCTGTATGCGCG AATTATGCGGAAGCTATGGAAAGAGGTATTGCGAAGGTTATGGCAAAAATGGGAATCTCCACGTTGCAGTCGTACAAAGGTGCACAAATATTCGAAGCGGTCGGTTTGTCAAATGAAGTCATCGACAAATGTTTCAAG GGCACACAGTCGCGCATCGGCGGTGTTACGTTTGAGATCTTAGCGAGGGAAGCGTACGAAAGACATCAGATGACATACTTGGATAAACGAATGGATATGCTCGTTATTCGAAATCCAGGAATTTATCATTGGCGTGCCGGTGGAGAAAAACACATAAACGATCCCGACAGCGTAGCCAATCTACAA GATTACGTTACTTCGAAGAACCAAAATGCGTACGAAAAATACCGGAAGACGACAATGGAGATGGTAAGGGCTTGTACACTGCGAGGCCAGTTGGAGTTCATCGAAACTCCAGATAATTCTATACCTATTGAAGAAGTTGAACCTGCTTCTGAGATCGTGAAACGTTTCGCGACTGGTGCCATGAGCTTTGGCAGTATTTCAATGGAAGCACATTCAACTTTAGCGGTTGCGATGAATCGTATCGGAGGCAAATCAAATACCGGCGAAGGAGGCGAGGACGCGGATAG ATATCTCGATCAAGATCCAGAATTTAATAAGCGATCCGCTATCAAACAAGTTGCCAGTGGTCGGTTTGGTGTAACCTCAAGCTACTTGGCGAACGCTGACGATCTCCAAATTAAAATGGCGCAAGGAGCGAAACCGGGTGAAGGTGGTGAATTGCCTGGTTACAAG GTTACCGCTGAAATAGCTGCAACCAGGCATTCGGTACCAGGCGTTGGACTAATCTCTCCACCACCTCATCACGACATCTACTCGATCGAGGACCTCGCAGAACTTATTTACGACTTAAAATGTGCAAACCCCAAAGCTCGTATTTCCGTAAAACTGGTTTCAGAAGTTGGAGTGGGTGTAATCGCAGCAGGTGTGGCAAAG gGAAAAGCGGAGCATATCGTAATATCTGGTCATGACGGTGGAACCGGTGCCAGTAGCTGGACTGGGATCAAATCCGCCGGTTTACCATGGGAGCTGGGAATTGCGGAAACTCATCAAGTACTAACTTTGAACAACCTCCGTTCACGAGTTGTGGTTCAGGCGGACGGGCAATTGCGCACAGGATTCGACATCATGGTAGCGGCTATATTAGGCGCAGACGAATTTGGATTCAGTACAGCGCCGCTGATCTCTATGGGTTGCACGATGATGAGGAAATGTCACTTGAACACATGCCCTGTAGGCATCGCAACACAGGATCCTGcgttgcgaaagaaattcgaaGGAAAACCAGAACACGTTATCAACTTCTTCTTCGCGTTAGCAGATGAG GTACGCTCGCACATGGCTGCGCTGGGAATCC TGCGCTGGAACTCCGACCAGGAGTGA